From a single Pseudophryne corroboree isolate aPseCor3 chromosome 6, aPseCor3.hap2, whole genome shotgun sequence genomic region:
- the LOC134936059 gene encoding zinc finger protein 268-like has protein sequence MMSLTGERPHLCSECDRSFTYKSQLLIHQRSHTGERPHLCSECDKSFTCKSHLLTHQRIHTGEKPHLCSECNRSFIYKSLLIIHKRIHTGEKLFTCSECSKCFSQKTNLLIHQRSHTGERPFTCSECRKCFSQKSHLLIHQRIHTGERPHLRSECDRSFIHKSHLILHHRSHTGEKPFECSECSKCFSQKSYLVIHQRSHTGEKPFECSECSECFSQKSYLVIHQRSHTGEKPFTCSECSKCFTRKSYLVIHQRVHRGEKPFECSECSECFSRKSHLVIHQRSHTGEKHFECSECSKCFTRKSSLVLHQRIHTGEKPFICSECSKCFSQKSHLAIHQWIHTGEKPFKCSECRKCFSQKSELVIHQGSHTGEKSLKCSECNKCFSRKSHLVIHQMSHTGEKPFTCSECSKCFSQKSHLARHQRSHTGEKPFTCSECSKCFSLKSHLARHQRSHTGEKPFKCSECSKYLSRKSELLIHQRIHTGEKPFECSECRKCFSRKSHLVIHQRSHTGEKPLKCSECSKCFSRKSYLVIHQRSHTGEKPFTCSECSKCFTRKETLRNHMRSHSEGLNAACVS, from the coding sequence ATGATGAGTCTCACAGGAGAGAGACCACATCTGTGttctgagtgtgacagaagctttacatataaatcacagcttctcatacatcagaggagtcacacaggagagagaccacatCTGTGTTCTGAGTGTGACAAAAGCTTTACCTGTAAATCACATCTTCTcacacatcagaggattcacacaggagagaaaccacatctgtgctctgagtgtaaCAGAAGCTTTATATATAAATCACTTCTTATCATACATAagagaattcacacaggagagaaactatttacatgttctgaatgcagcaagtgtttttcccagaagacaaatcttctcatacatcagaggagtcacacaggagagagaccatttacatgttctgaatgcaggaagtgtttttcccagaagtcgcatcttctcatacatcagaggattcacacaggagagagaccacatCTGCGCTCAGAGTGTGACAGGAGCTTTATACATAAATCACATCTTATACTACAtcacaggagtcacacaggagagaaaccttttgaatgttctgaatgcagcaagtgtttttcccagaagtcatatcttgttatacatcagaggagtcacacaggagagaaaccttttgaatgctctgaatgcagcgagtgtttttcccagaagtcatatcttgttatacatcagaggagtcacacaggagagaaaccatttacatgttctgaatgtagcaaatgttttaccaggaagtcatatcttgttatacatcagagagttcacagaggagagaaaccttttgaatgttctgaatgcagcgagtgtttttcccggaagtcacatcttgttatacatcagaggagtcacacaggagagaaacattttgaatgttctgaatgcagcaagtgttttaccaGGAAGTCATCTCTTGTTttgcatcagaggattcacacaggagagaaaccatttatatgttctgaatgtagcaagtgcttTTCCCAGAAGTCACATCTTGCTATACATCagtggattcacacaggagagaaacctttTAAATGTTCAGAATGTagaaagtgtttttcccagaagtcagagcttgttatacatcagggGAGTCACACGGGAGAGAAATCTTTAAAATGTTCTGAATGCAACAAGTGTTTTTCCCggaagtcacatcttgttatacatcagatgagtcacacaggagagaaaccatttacatgttctgaatgcagcaagtgtttttcccagaagtcacatcttgctagacatcagaggagtcacacaggagagaaaccatttacatgttctgaatgtagcaagtgtttttccctgaagtcacatcttgctagacatcagaggagtcacacaggagagaaaccttttaaatgttctgaatgcagcaagtattTATCCCGGAagtcagagctgcttatacatcagagaattcacacaggagagaaaccttttgaatgttctgaatgtaggAAGTGCTTTTCACggaagtcacatcttgttatacatcagaggagtcacacaggagagaaacctcttaaatgttctgaatgcagcaagtgtttttcccggaagtcatatcttgttatacatcagaggagtcacacaggagagaaaccatttacatgttctgaatgcagcaagtgttttactaGAAAGGAAACACTCCGTAATCACATGCGGAGTCACTCTGAGGGCCtgaatgcagcatgtgtatcataa